One segment of Agromyces albus DNA contains the following:
- a CDS encoding M48 family metallopeptidase: MSTASAYLTVAGLGIDVIYKDIKNLHISVYPPVGRVRVAAPHRLDEDAIRLAIVQRLPWIRKQREQLQNADRQTERHLLSGESHYVWGERLRLDSSSRGRSKVSVAGKTLWLTTPSDYDDGQRRAVLDHWYRKELRAAIPPLLEKWQPIVGEEVTKVVVRRMKTKWGTCQATSRAIWLNPELAKKNPRCLEYIVVHELTHLIERTHNDRFIELMDLHMPDWRARRDELNDAPLADEEWGSMS, translated from the coding sequence ATGAGTACCGCTAGCGCCTACCTCACCGTCGCCGGACTCGGGATCGATGTCATCTACAAGGACATCAAGAACCTGCACATCTCCGTCTACCCGCCGGTCGGACGTGTGCGGGTCGCGGCACCGCATCGCCTCGACGAGGATGCGATCCGCCTGGCAATTGTGCAGCGTCTACCGTGGATCAGGAAGCAGCGCGAGCAGCTCCAGAACGCCGACCGCCAGACCGAACGCCATCTGCTCTCGGGCGAGAGCCACTACGTGTGGGGCGAGCGCCTTCGTCTCGACTCATCCAGCCGCGGCCGGTCGAAGGTCAGTGTTGCTGGCAAAACACTCTGGCTGACTACCCCTTCAGACTACGATGACGGCCAGCGCAGGGCAGTGCTTGACCATTGGTACCGTAAGGAGCTCAGGGCCGCAATTCCGCCGCTCCTAGAAAAATGGCAGCCGATCGTCGGCGAGGAAGTCACCAAGGTCGTCGTCCGCCGCATGAAGACCAAGTGGGGCACCTGCCAAGCCACCTCACGTGCCATTTGGCTCAACCCCGAACTGGCCAAGAAGAACCCGCGCTGCCTTGAGTACATCGTGGTCCACGAGCTGACCCACCTTATTGAGCGCACCCACAACGATCGCTTCATCGAACTCATGGACCTCCACATGCCGGACTGGCGAGCTCGGCGTGACGAGCTCAATGATGCACCGCTGGCGGACGAGGAGTGGGGGTCGATGTCGTGA
- a CDS encoding type I restriction endonuclease subunit R has translation MSTVGQFERKTQDRVVRFFQERLGYKYGGNREDHIGNTNIDVTYLRDNLLARGYDEEIIGKTINELTKTASVGGARTLYEANREVYGLLRYGVKVKRGVGDQFENVRLIDWSNPEANHFVVAEEVSIAGEHNKRPDVVLYVNGMALGVVEFKRSKVSVTEGIRQSIGNQRADFIRPFFSTVQLVFAGNDVEGLRYGVIETSEKYWLEWKEPVESTVGADVAEPLDKAILWMCSKDRFLEIIHDFVVFDAGTKKTARHNQFFGVKAAQARIAEREGGIIWHTQGSGKSLTMVWLAKWIREHQQGRVLIITDRTELDEQIEKVFSGVNESIYRTTSGADLLTQINKHDPWLIGSLVHKFRGGDDDKDVDRDSEDFIAELRARVPAGFAPKGNLFVFVDEAHRTQSGKMHRAMKELLPSAMFIGFTGTPLLKADKATSIETFGSFIHTYKFDEAVEDGVVLDLRYEARNIEQDLTSPEKVDKWFEAKTKGLTDLSKARLKKKWGTMQKVVSAEPRAKQIVQDILLDMETEPRLLSGRGNAMLVGESIHQACKFYEMFVNAGFKDKVAIVTSYVPNPSDISKEDSGEGATEKLRQYDIYRRMLADFFRVPADEAVGRIEEFEKEVKRRFIEEPGQMRLLIVVDKLLTGFDAPSATYLYIDKKMRDHGLFQAICRVNRLDGDDKTYGYIIDYRDLFNSLESAITDYTSGALDGYEEKDVEGLLKDRIEQGRQDLDEALEKIRALVEPVAPPKGTLEYQHYFVASVPGDAAQIKGNEAKRVELYKALSALVRAYTALANDMDAAGYSPNEAAAIKNEVTHFVAVRDEVELGAGENIDMKQFEAGMRALLDTYIRADPSEVVASFEKGLVDLIVERGADALASLPPNIRRNPEAAAETIVNNVRKTIVDERALNPRYYDKMSELLDALIEQRRQDAVDYKAYLEQLLVLATKVGKKESDTVYPEWAKSGAQRALVDFSFPDSSLAIVVDYTVMHQKEHGWVGNRMKERALARELRRALPDGFDRFEELFELVKARDEYR, from the coding sequence ATGAGCACCGTCGGACAATTTGAGCGTAAGACGCAGGACCGTGTCGTTAGGTTCTTCCAGGAACGCCTCGGCTACAAGTACGGCGGCAACCGGGAAGACCATATAGGTAACACGAACATCGATGTCACCTACCTGCGCGACAATCTGCTCGCGCGTGGCTACGACGAGGAGATCATCGGCAAGACCATCAACGAGCTCACCAAGACCGCATCTGTCGGTGGAGCTCGTACGCTGTACGAGGCCAACCGCGAGGTGTATGGCCTGCTTCGGTACGGCGTGAAAGTCAAGCGTGGCGTAGGCGACCAGTTCGAGAACGTGCGGCTCATCGACTGGAGCAACCCCGAGGCCAACCACTTCGTCGTGGCCGAGGAAGTCTCGATCGCCGGCGAGCACAACAAGCGCCCTGACGTCGTGCTCTACGTCAACGGCATGGCGCTGGGCGTCGTCGAGTTCAAGCGCTCTAAGGTGAGCGTCACTGAGGGCATCCGCCAGAGCATCGGCAACCAGCGAGCCGACTTCATCCGTCCGTTTTTCTCCACCGTCCAACTCGTGTTCGCGGGCAACGACGTCGAGGGGTTGCGTTACGGTGTGATCGAGACGTCTGAGAAGTACTGGCTGGAGTGGAAGGAGCCGGTGGAAAGCACGGTCGGCGCTGACGTGGCCGAACCGCTGGACAAGGCGATCCTGTGGATGTGCTCGAAGGATCGCTTCTTGGAGATCATCCACGACTTCGTGGTGTTCGATGCGGGCACGAAGAAGACCGCTCGGCACAACCAGTTCTTTGGTGTGAAGGCCGCCCAGGCCCGAATCGCCGAGCGCGAGGGTGGCATCATCTGGCACACGCAGGGCTCGGGCAAGAGCCTGACGATGGTGTGGCTGGCGAAGTGGATCCGCGAGCACCAGCAGGGACGAGTGCTTATCATCACCGACCGCACAGAACTCGACGAGCAGATCGAGAAGGTCTTTAGCGGGGTCAACGAGAGCATCTACCGCACCACTTCTGGTGCTGACCTGCTGACCCAGATCAACAAGCACGACCCTTGGCTGATCGGTTCCCTCGTTCACAAGTTCCGTGGTGGCGACGACGACAAGGATGTAGACCGGGACAGTGAGGACTTCATCGCTGAGCTACGCGCACGCGTCCCGGCTGGCTTCGCTCCGAAGGGCAATCTGTTCGTCTTCGTCGACGAGGCGCATCGCACGCAATCGGGCAAGATGCACCGAGCCATGAAGGAACTTCTGCCCAGCGCGATGTTCATCGGCTTCACGGGCACCCCGCTACTCAAGGCAGACAAGGCGACCAGTATCGAGACGTTCGGTTCGTTCATCCATACCTACAAGTTCGACGAGGCCGTCGAGGACGGTGTCGTGCTCGATCTGCGCTACGAGGCGCGCAATATTGAGCAGGACCTGACAAGCCCCGAGAAGGTAGATAAGTGGTTCGAGGCCAAGACCAAGGGCCTCACTGACCTCAGCAAGGCCCGGCTCAAGAAAAAGTGGGGCACCATGCAGAAAGTCGTGTCCGCCGAGCCTCGTGCCAAGCAGATCGTCCAGGACATCCTGCTGGATATGGAGACCGAGCCTCGCCTCTTGAGCGGTCGCGGTAACGCGATGCTTGTCGGAGAGAGCATCCACCAGGCATGCAAGTTCTACGAGATGTTCGTCAACGCTGGATTCAAGGATAAGGTCGCCATCGTCACGAGCTATGTGCCGAACCCGAGCGACATCTCCAAGGAGGACTCGGGCGAGGGCGCTACCGAGAAGCTACGCCAATACGACATCTACCGGCGGATGCTGGCTGACTTCTTTCGTGTGCCTGCCGACGAGGCAGTCGGTCGGATCGAGGAGTTCGAGAAGGAGGTCAAGCGCCGCTTCATCGAGGAACCAGGCCAGATGCGCCTGCTCATCGTCGTCGACAAGCTCCTGACCGGCTTCGACGCGCCAAGCGCCACATACCTCTACATCGACAAGAAGATGCGCGACCACGGCTTGTTTCAGGCCATTTGCCGGGTCAACCGCCTCGACGGTGACGACAAGACCTACGGCTACATCATCGATTACCGTGACCTTTTCAACTCGCTGGAATCGGCCATCACCGACTACACCTCGGGAGCGCTGGATGGCTACGAGGAGAAGGACGTCGAGGGGCTACTCAAGGACCGCATCGAGCAAGGTCGCCAGGACCTTGATGAGGCGCTGGAGAAGATCCGCGCACTGGTCGAGCCCGTCGCACCGCCCAAAGGGACGCTGGAGTACCAGCACTACTTCGTGGCATCGGTGCCGGGAGATGCTGCGCAGATCAAGGGCAATGAGGCCAAGCGTGTTGAGCTGTATAAGGCCCTCTCCGCGCTGGTGCGCGCCTACACGGCGCTGGCCAACGACATGGACGCCGCTGGCTACTCGCCCAATGAGGCTGCGGCCATCAAGAACGAGGTAACGCACTTCGTTGCTGTCCGCGACGAGGTGGAGCTCGGCGCTGGCGAGAACATCGACATGAAACAGTTCGAGGCCGGCATGCGCGCGCTGCTGGACACATATATCCGGGCCGATCCCTCCGAGGTTGTCGCTTCCTTCGAGAAGGGTCTGGTCGATCTCATCGTCGAGCGCGGCGCGGACGCGCTTGCTTCTCTTCCGCCAAACATCCGCAGGAACCCCGAGGCCGCGGCCGAGACGATCGTCAATAATGTTCGTAAGACAATCGTTGACGAGCGCGCCCTGAACCCGCGCTACTACGACAAGATGTCGGAGCTCCTTGATGCTCTTATCGAGCAGCGCCGTCAGGATGCCGTCGACTACAAGGCTTATCTGGAGCAGCTCCTCGTTCTGGCGACCAAGGTCGGCAAGAAGGAGTCGGACACTGTCTATCCCGAGTGGGCCAAGAGCGGAGCCCAGCGCGCGTTGGTCGACTTCAGCTTCCCTGACTCCAGCCTCGCGATCGTCGTTGACTACACCGTGATGCACCAGAAGGAGCATGGCTGGGTCGGCAACCGTATGAAAGAACGAGCCTTGGCCCGCGAGCTTCGCCGCGCACTGCCTGACGGTTTCGACCGCTTCGAGGAACTTTTTGAACTGGTGAAAGCCCGCGATGAGTACCGCTAG
- a CDS encoding YceI family protein encodes MTDNRPDLSGDWDLDPTHTRIGFSAKHAMVANVRGAFNDVTGSLHVDFDDTTKSTAEIVLKVASVDTRNTQRDDHLRSADFFNAEKWPDIVFKSTRIEEVGDNALVISGDLTIRDITKPITIPIEFTGVETDAFGALRAGFEGTRRIDRREYGLEWNMPLDSGGWLVSEKITLEFEISAIKRESDVQQAA; translated from the coding sequence ATGACCGACAACCGACCAGACCTGAGCGGCGACTGGGACCTGGACCCCACCCACACTCGCATCGGCTTCTCTGCCAAACACGCCATGGTGGCGAATGTTCGTGGTGCCTTCAACGACGTTACCGGCAGCCTGCACGTCGATTTCGACGACACGACCAAGTCGACCGCCGAGATCGTGCTCAAGGTTGCCAGTGTCGACACCCGCAACACGCAACGCGACGACCACTTGCGCAGCGCCGACTTCTTCAACGCGGAGAAGTGGCCCGACATCGTCTTCAAGAGCACCAGGATCGAGGAGGTCGGCGACAACGCCCTCGTGATCTCGGGCGACCTGACGATTCGCGACATCACGAAACCGATCACCATCCCGATCGAGTTCACCGGCGTGGAGACCGACGCCTTCGGCGCACTGCGTGCCGGATTCGAGGGCACGCGGCGCATCGACCGCCGAGAATACGGCCTGGAGTGGAACATGCCGCTCGACTCGGGCGGTTGGCTCGTCTCGGAGAAGATCACGCTCGAGTTCGAGATCTCGGCGATCAAGCGCGAGAGCGACGTACAACAGGCCGCCTGA
- a CDS encoding glycoside hydrolase family 3 protein: MKHTFRATLRHVFVKPPLPTKSAALGGPSVTHREDVAPMRGLPLPGRRSSTRIKSAAIVALLAAPLLASGLVAASPSANTDHPFRDPDLPLDERIDDLLGRLTLDEKLGFLHQSQMPIPRLDIPYFKAGTEALHGVAWSNDLDNNWGQVLATDATVFPQAVGLASTWDTDLINDVGSAVGDELRAYNTLDPQLWGLQAWAPVVDPLRDPRAGRNEEGYSEDPLLTGEIATAYGSGLSGDDPLYLKVAPVIKHYFGYNKEADRSVSSSNLPPRIRKEYSQAPFRSVISADAATGVMASYNLVNGRPTHVDPSINEDIRSWTDKDLYNVSDAWAPHAVTQAQFYFDEEDEAYAAVLKAGLDGFTVDESDPSAMKATLHSALDKGYITEDDVDTAVRHVLSIRFRLGHFDPDGGPYADIGPEVLNSAEHQALNRRTAADAMVLLDNGADTLPLDPDQTSSVAVIGPLHDTVFSDFYGGSMPYEVTPLDGIAERLGGAADVTGVEGLDRVTLKDSATGRYLTATGTDPADLVVASDASPSVASQWDVNDWMADYSTLRNAENGKYLSGAFGPYTTSSDEPSGWYVQQQFRFEEQPDGTVLIQYVGYETNENWWWIPEHYVTVAPDGTVGTGSKADAAHFVPEVVSDGVDAAVAAAGQADAAVVVVGSHPFVYGRENHDRTDLALGRSQQELVDAVTAANPNTVVVLETSYPTTFDNQPETMLWTTHAGSETGNAVADVVFGDENPAGRLTQTWYAGVDDLPSIDDFDIVKSGWTYMYCDGAPLYPFGHGLSYSTFDYSNLKTSGSSVGGDGAIRVSVDVTNTGDAAGDEVVQLYSRQLSSRDATADKQLRAFERVSLAPGETKTVRLELDASDLARWDVTRDRWVVESSEYELLVGSSSADIRQQATVRVKGETIPARNLSKPTRAENFDDYAGVLLVDESKERGTAVSAEGDGWIKFGDTKLRANDVTFTARVSNASDENGSIQVRLGSPTGELVGTAEVTSTGDVYQYETTTASVSASRGVHDVYLVFDGDFRVADFTIG; the protein is encoded by the coding sequence ATGAAGCACACCTTCCGCGCAACGCTTCGACACGTTTTCGTGAAACCTCCCCTGCCCACCAAATCGGCGGCACTGGGAGGACCGTCGGTCACTCACCGAGAGGACGTCGCGCCGATGCGAGGTCTACCGCTCCCCGGCCGCCGTTCTTCAACCCGCATCAAGTCGGCCGCGATTGTCGCCCTCCTGGCCGCACCGCTGCTCGCAAGTGGATTGGTCGCTGCATCTCCCAGCGCGAACACCGACCATCCGTTCCGCGACCCAGACCTTCCGCTCGACGAGCGCATCGACGATCTTTTGGGTCGGCTGACCCTGGACGAAAAGCTCGGATTCCTGCATCAGTCGCAGATGCCGATCCCGCGGCTTGACATCCCCTACTTCAAGGCCGGCACCGAGGCACTGCACGGCGTGGCGTGGTCCAACGACCTCGACAACAACTGGGGCCAAGTGCTTGCGACGGACGCGACCGTCTTCCCGCAGGCGGTTGGCCTGGCCAGCACCTGGGACACCGACCTCATCAACGACGTGGGATCCGCCGTCGGCGATGAACTCCGCGCCTACAACACGCTCGACCCGCAGCTCTGGGGTCTGCAGGCGTGGGCGCCCGTGGTCGACCCGCTGCGTGATCCGCGTGCGGGGCGCAATGAAGAGGGCTACTCCGAGGACCCGCTTCTCACCGGCGAGATTGCCACCGCCTATGGGTCTGGCTTGTCGGGTGACGATCCGCTCTACCTCAAGGTGGCGCCAGTCATCAAGCACTACTTCGGCTACAACAAAGAGGCCGATCGCAGCGTGTCGTCGTCCAACCTGCCGCCACGAATCCGCAAGGAGTACTCGCAGGCGCCGTTCCGAAGCGTGATTTCGGCGGATGCGGCGACCGGTGTGATGGCGTCGTACAACCTCGTCAACGGACGGCCGACCCACGTCGACCCGTCGATCAACGAAGACATCCGCTCGTGGACTGACAAAGACCTCTACAACGTCAGCGACGCATGGGCGCCGCACGCGGTGACGCAAGCTCAGTTCTACTTCGACGAAGAGGACGAGGCGTACGCGGCGGTCCTGAAGGCGGGTCTCGACGGGTTCACCGTCGATGAGAGCGACCCGTCGGCGATGAAGGCAACGCTGCACTCTGCGCTGGACAAGGGCTACATCACCGAGGACGACGTGGACACCGCGGTCAGACACGTGCTGTCCATTCGGTTCCGTCTTGGCCACTTCGACCCCGACGGCGGACCGTACGCCGACATCGGCCCCGAGGTCCTGAACAGCGCAGAGCACCAAGCCCTGAACCGCCGGACCGCCGCAGACGCCATGGTGCTGCTGGACAATGGCGCCGACACCCTGCCGCTCGATCCGGATCAGACGTCGAGCGTCGCAGTCATCGGGCCACTGCACGACACGGTGTTCAGCGACTTCTACGGCGGCAGCATGCCCTATGAAGTCACGCCCCTCGACGGCATCGCCGAGCGGCTCGGCGGGGCCGCGGACGTGACCGGAGTCGAAGGCCTCGACCGAGTGACGCTCAAGGACTCCGCCACCGGGCGGTACCTCACCGCAACCGGTACAGATCCCGCAGACCTCGTCGTGGCATCCGACGCCTCGCCATCTGTCGCGTCGCAATGGGACGTCAACGACTGGATGGCTGACTACTCGACGCTGCGCAACGCCGAGAACGGCAAGTACCTCAGTGGCGCGTTCGGGCCATACACGACGTCGTCGGACGAGCCCTCGGGTTGGTACGTGCAGCAGCAGTTCCGGTTTGAGGAGCAACCGGACGGGACGGTTCTGATCCAATACGTCGGGTACGAAACGAACGAGAACTGGTGGTGGATTCCCGAGCACTATGTGACCGTCGCGCCCGATGGGACTGTGGGCACCGGTTCCAAAGCGGATGCGGCTCATTTCGTGCCTGAGGTCGTGTCGGATGGCGTCGACGCCGCCGTCGCCGCCGCGGGCCAAGCCGATGCCGCAGTCGTCGTGGTCGGCAGCCACCCGTTCGTCTACGGCAGGGAGAACCACGACCGCACCGATCTCGCCTTGGGTCGCAGCCAGCAGGAACTCGTCGACGCGGTGACAGCCGCGAATCCCAACACGGTTGTGGTGCTGGAAACCAGCTATCCAACGACGTTCGACAACCAGCCGGAAACGATGTTGTGGACCACGCACGCCGGGTCCGAGACCGGCAACGCCGTGGCTGACGTGGTCTTCGGCGACGAGAACCCGGCCGGCCGACTGACGCAGACCTGGTATGCCGGCGTTGACGACCTGCCGAGCATCGATGACTTCGACATCGTCAAGAGCGGCTGGACGTACATGTATTGCGACGGCGCTCCGCTCTACCCGTTCGGCCACGGGCTGTCGTACAGCACGTTCGACTACTCCAACCTGAAGACATCCGGCTCGTCCGTGGGCGGCGATGGTGCGATTCGCGTCAGCGTGGATGTCACCAACACCGGCGACGCCGCAGGCGATGAGGTCGTCCAGCTCTATAGCCGGCAATTGAGCTCACGCGATGCGACTGCCGACAAGCAGTTGCGGGCATTTGAGCGGGTCTCGCTCGCGCCTGGCGAGACGAAGACGGTGCGCCTCGAGTTGGACGCGTCTGATCTTGCCCGTTGGGATGTCACGCGCGATCGCTGGGTGGTCGAATCGTCGGAGTACGAGCTGCTCGTCGGTTCGTCGTCCGCGGACATCCGGCAGCAGGCGACCGTGCGCGTGAAGGGCGAGACGATTCCGGCTCGCAACCTGTCGAAGCCGACTCGTGCGGAGAATTTCGACGACTATGCCGGCGTCCTCCTGGTCGACGAGAGCAAGGAACGTGGCACCGCTGTCTCAGCCGAAGGTGATGGCTGGATCAAGTTCGGCGACACCAAGCTGCGCGCGAACGACGTGACGTTCACCGCGCGAGTTTCGAACGCGTCGGACGAGAACGGTTCGATCCAAGTTCGGCTCGGCTCGCCGACAGGAGAGCTGGTCGGCACGGCCGAGGTGACGAGCACAGGCGACGTCTACCAGTACGAGACAACAACCGCGTCGGTATCGGCGTCGCGGGGCGTCCACGACGTCTATCTCGTGTTCGACGGCGACTTCCGAGTCGCGGACTTCACCATCGGCTGA
- a CDS encoding HsdM family class I SAM-dependent methyltransferase: protein MKDPHPAVHAISHDANDVSYSDRDRNHFGLEHTTSPSLARALAIGCLSRLDPGLSEVSIWDPTAGSGYAGAVLVDALESAGVRVRYRGQDINDRVVIASRERFASFADAKIAQANTLVDDPFADFSADLVIVDAPWGLSWQNSAPAVRTRHAAGEFGFGLPQSSDSTWLFISLALEKLRSAADGGGRVAALVAPSALSTGGATAEVRRAIVEAGLLESVTRLPEGLAPNTAIPLYLLTFTNHASRTAQNAAVIADLQAQFTTEGRNRSMSPTAFEEMESGLRTGKPGPRIRSIRASQLTRRDVSLVRTTGDGRRLSWRLTTYNDTLVDVKFLESRYGPDAGVLVDGVPRETVDLDPSRHFGDDSREILKDLATKGWPAQRLSNLLAAEPEPLKGDEESDEADLFVPTTRIGVVSTAVSGTASEGRVLSISLDGDPIHTGFLAAWLNSEQGLISQRRAIDAGSAGAHLRAVRSDPGSLMRWADELIIPVPPSDVQLAVASADERLASFQAELSTRRASIWASPEGADAVVSGVAGAFDDSLSSWLEQLPYPIATALWTAETASSVGDKQLAYMHAWEAIVAFHATVLLSAIRSIPGRGTEVQAAIRRALHEQRLGIERAAFGTWIVIAEKTSSVIRQALDSADRDEIARIRRAFGDLGQAGIARLASKDAIKKFKELNTKRNRWNGHSGYTADEQRQVQIDALVADLREIRQIFGDVWAQLTLVRAGSVERGRDGYVQSAEVALGTKSPFRKSSYRVGDPMVSGDLYLVKDGSESPLRLLQFVQLRPAPRDAQYTTYFYNRTEGSSVRLVSYQHGSESELQEAAASFRDDFGELAEQ, encoded by the coding sequence ATGAAAGACCCACATCCCGCAGTTCACGCGATCTCTCACGACGCCAATGACGTGTCCTACTCTGACCGTGATCGCAATCATTTCGGCCTAGAGCACACCACGAGCCCGAGCCTCGCTCGTGCATTGGCTATCGGCTGTCTCAGCCGGTTGGATCCGGGCCTGTCGGAGGTCAGCATCTGGGACCCAACCGCTGGTTCTGGTTATGCAGGAGCAGTGCTCGTAGACGCCCTGGAGTCCGCGGGCGTCCGAGTTCGATACCGAGGGCAGGACATCAACGACCGTGTCGTCATCGCTTCTCGGGAGCGGTTCGCGTCGTTCGCCGACGCGAAGATCGCGCAGGCTAACACCTTGGTCGATGACCCCTTCGCGGACTTCAGCGCAGATCTTGTCATCGTCGATGCGCCATGGGGCTTGAGTTGGCAGAACTCCGCGCCTGCTGTGCGCACGCGGCACGCAGCGGGTGAGTTCGGTTTCGGACTGCCGCAGAGTAGCGACAGCACGTGGCTGTTCATCTCCCTGGCGCTGGAGAAGCTGCGTTCTGCAGCCGATGGGGGAGGACGCGTCGCCGCTCTGGTTGCACCGAGCGCGCTGAGCACTGGTGGTGCCACTGCGGAAGTGCGGCGCGCGATCGTCGAAGCCGGGCTGCTGGAGTCTGTCACCCGTCTCCCGGAGGGCCTTGCGCCGAACACCGCGATCCCGCTCTACCTATTGACCTTCACAAACCATGCCAGCCGAACTGCTCAGAACGCAGCGGTGATCGCCGATCTGCAAGCCCAGTTCACGACGGAGGGCCGCAATCGATCGATGTCACCCACCGCGTTCGAGGAGATGGAATCAGGGCTGCGAACGGGGAAGCCCGGTCCACGCATCCGCAGCATTCGTGCGAGCCAGCTCACTCGCCGGGACGTTTCGCTCGTCAGGACGACCGGCGATGGACGCCGGCTCTCGTGGCGTCTGACGACGTACAACGACACATTGGTCGACGTGAAGTTTCTTGAATCGCGCTACGGACCCGATGCCGGCGTTTTGGTCGACGGCGTTCCGCGTGAGACCGTCGATCTCGATCCGAGCCGCCACTTCGGCGACGACTCTCGCGAGATCCTGAAGGATCTCGCGACCAAGGGATGGCCAGCCCAACGTCTGAGCAACCTGCTGGCAGCGGAGCCCGAGCCGTTGAAGGGCGACGAAGAGAGCGATGAAGCAGACCTTTTCGTTCCGACCACTCGCATCGGCGTCGTGTCGACCGCGGTATCAGGCACAGCCTCGGAAGGCCGTGTCCTCTCGATCAGCCTCGATGGAGATCCGATCCACACCGGGTTCCTCGCGGCCTGGCTCAACTCGGAGCAGGGCTTGATCAGCCAGCGGCGGGCTATCGACGCCGGCAGCGCGGGAGCACATCTGCGAGCCGTTCGGTCGGACCCCGGCTCGTTGATGCGCTGGGCCGACGAACTGATCATCCCGGTGCCCCCGAGCGATGTCCAGCTCGCGGTCGCTTCCGCGGACGAGCGCCTGGCTTCTTTCCAAGCAGAGTTGAGCACGCGTCGCGCGAGCATTTGGGCTTCCCCCGAGGGCGCGGACGCGGTGGTGAGCGGAGTTGCTGGCGCTTTCGATGACTCGTTGAGCTCATGGCTGGAACAGCTCCCATACCCCATCGCCACCGCGCTGTGGACCGCCGAGACCGCCTCGTCGGTCGGTGACAAGCAACTCGCATACATGCACGCCTGGGAAGCCATTGTTGCCTTCCATGCGACAGTCCTGCTCTCAGCCATTCGAAGCATCCCCGGCAGGGGAACCGAAGTCCAGGCTGCCATCCGTCGGGCCCTTCACGAGCAACGTCTGGGAATCGAGCGAGCCGCCTTCGGAACATGGATCGTCATCGCGGAGAAGACCTCGAGTGTTATCCGCCAGGCACTCGATTCCGCCGACAGGGACGAGATTGCTCGTATTCGAAGAGCGTTCGGGGACCTCGGGCAGGCAGGGATCGCACGACTCGCGTCGAAAGACGCCATCAAGAAGTTCAAGGAGCTGAATACAAAACGAAATCGATGGAATGGGCACTCTGGCTACACCGCCGATGAGCAGAGGCAGGTGCAGATCGATGCCCTCGTTGCAGACCTCAGGGAGATCCGACAGATCTTCGGCGATGTTTGGGCGCAACTGACGCTCGTTCGCGCGGGCAGCGTCGAGCGAGGCCGGGACGGTTACGTGCAATCCGCAGAGGTGGCGCTTGGGACTAAGTCGCCCTTCCGTAAGAGCTCCTACAGGGTCGGCGACCCTATGGTCAGCGGCGATCTTTACCTCGTTAAGGACGGCTCGGAATCTCCACTGCGGTTGCTCCAGTTCGTGCAGCTCAGACCGGCCCCGCGTGACGCCCAGTACACCACCTACTTCTACAACCGCACCGAAGGATCGAGCGTCCGCCTGGTCAGCTACCAACACGGTTCGGAGAGCGAGCTGCAGGAGGCTGCGGCGAGCTTCCGTGACGACTTCGGAGAGCTGGCGGAACAATGA
- a CDS encoding GIY-YIG nuclease family protein, giving the protein MTLVLDSILRSAGIDPADAQVIRHAYVKEGIGLQGIHADSSDDEILAYTGQQSAKPRIFPVVPQRTWVVFVPEGGDRARLWSVVENRGEISNDGTHRTFDLVVSEQMADLRNRLVIGWRSPRTWRLNGPTAAGYPVMEIADAQPVPFPGFDRLVLDHAQLQAVMREHRYAAWRTALASVVGVYLLTDTRDGRQYVGKADGTENIRQRWSAYAVNGHGGNVELRGMDPTSFRFSLLRVFDPATPMREIDAAESHFKRALDTRKHGLNRN; this is encoded by the coding sequence ATGACCCTGGTACTTGACTCGATCCTGCGCAGCGCCGGCATCGATCCCGCTGACGCCCAAGTCATTCGGCACGCATACGTAAAGGAGGGCATCGGCCTGCAGGGCATCCACGCCGACTCGTCGGACGACGAGATCCTCGCCTACACGGGCCAGCAGTCGGCGAAGCCACGGATCTTCCCTGTAGTCCCGCAGCGCACATGGGTGGTGTTCGTACCCGAGGGTGGCGACCGGGCGCGCCTGTGGTCGGTGGTGGAGAACCGAGGCGAAATCTCAAACGACGGAACGCACCGGACATTCGACCTCGTTGTCTCCGAGCAGATGGCTGATCTCAGGAACCGCCTAGTTATCGGATGGCGGTCGCCTCGTACGTGGCGGCTCAACGGGCCCACGGCAGCAGGGTACCCGGTGATGGAGATCGCAGACGCGCAACCGGTCCCGTTCCCGGGCTTTGATCGCCTCGTCCTAGACCATGCGCAGCTTCAGGCCGTGATGCGGGAGCACCGGTATGCCGCGTGGCGCACGGCGCTCGCGTCAGTAGTCGGTGTTTATCTCCTCACTGACACCCGCGACGGACGCCAGTACGTCGGCAAGGCCGATGGTACGGAGAACATCCGTCAGCGGTGGAGCGCCTACGCGGTCAACGGGCATGGCGGCAACGTCGAACTGCGCGGCATGGACCCTACGAGTTTCCGATTCTCGCTCCTTCGAGTGTTCGACCCTGCGACGCCGATGCGAGAGATCGACGCGGCGGAGAGCCATTTCAAGCGCGCACTAGATACGCGCAAGCACGGGCTGAATCGGAACTGA